tgtttgttttcacaaCAATGAAGACGAGAGAGGGCGTTACCTTTCCTCAGCAGCTCAGGACACGAGCTGACGGagcagtctgtgtgtgtgtgtgtgaaatactGCTCAGCTCTGTGCACACGCACTGACAGGGGGCCCAGTTTactctgtgcacacacacacacacacacaataacacaatattAACCAACAaacaaccacaaacacacattaataaccaaccaacaaacacacacacacacacacacacacacacacacacacacacacacacacacacacacacacacacacacacacacacacacacacacacacacagcgtccCTTGGACAGGTTAAGCTCCTCCTACCTGAAACTCATTGACGAACTGAGCGAGTATAAACTGATGGCGTTCTGTGCAGCTGGGTGAGGTCAGCAGGTCAGGAAGGGTCCTGAGCACAGGCCCCgccctcctctgctcctccatgcCCTCCAGGTGACAGTCAAAGCCCACGTTACCAGGCAACTGGAAGCGCTGGTCCTGAGGTCCAAATGGACCCATGCTCTCATCAGGCCACACGGTGCGAGGACCTGcaaggggcggagcctgtgATCAGGACCTCTGAGGTCACGTGTCATCGCTATGAGGTCATGTGCTCACCTGAGTCTGTGTGGGAAACGGCCACGTACGGCTCGTCTGAGCTCGCTGCAGAAAACGTTCTGGTGCGTCCGACCCGGAGACACGTTAGAACTCTACGTCCTGTAGAATGAGAGAAGAGCAGCCTGCCCTGACCGCACAgcgcctgtacacacacacacacacacacacacacacacacacacacacacacacacacacacacacacacacacacacacacgcacacacacacacacacacaatataacataaataaatatttaggtCATAcattaaaactgaaaaactcctttttctatttttctgcaGTATTTTTATTGATAACTCCATGTTCTTTATTAAAATgttagcagttagcatagcagtcagttcagagaaaaaaatatttatgttgtatttgtaataaatgaataaactaatattgtgtttgttggtGTTACTCACAGCGCTGGACATAATGCTGCGTCTCCTTCACCGTCACACCAACAACCTACAGACAGaccaacaacaataaacatacaataataaccaacaacaataaacacacaataataaccaacaacaataacaataaacacacaataaaaacca
This is a stretch of genomic DNA from Gouania willdenowi chromosome 2, fGouWil2.1, whole genome shotgun sequence. It encodes these proteins:
- the mmadhca gene encoding metabolism of cobalamin associated Da, whose amino-acid sequence is MSSAALCGQGRLLFSHSTGRRVLTCLRVGRTRTFSAASSDEPYVAVSHTDSGPRTVWPDESMGPFGPQDQRFQLPGNVGFDCHLEGMEEQRRAGPVLRTLPDLLTSPSCTERHQFILAQFVNEFQSKLGPLSVRVHRAEQYFTHTHTDCSVSSCPELLRKDLELLFPAAPTSSITVVTVTQGGQREDEVALKQDVDQLLQKFVSGAKEMCFALWTAGYWADFIDPMTGAAFFASPSSHAPLRADEPTHRGFHIEASGSCTVIRHVLQGAPLFVGTVFTNAPAHSAAIARLQGLNDDD